Proteins from a single region of Phycisphaeraceae bacterium D3-23:
- a CDS encoding sulfotransferase: MSTSNTGRKRVAGRRVVETDDLPELQKARALWQAKRFPAALELFERVVRKHPKNLMALTDAARAFGSRYEIDKAEAYLGRMLDLAPDDAGVQLMAGQSYRMIYRPGRAIVCLTRALELRPGLPEAHLELAVLLERRGRLEEALTHVGAIRSLEGCPPEVLVIGGRLSRRLKDADAAAEQLEQALADEDAYWVTRQHAGMELARVHDGRGEYDAAVQSAERAKAIARPELETQVSSFDRMLRGAWRKACHTVTRAQLQRWADDLSGVPPHRVALLTGPPRSGTTLLENILDAHPGLISSDERDAFPRYIHGKMAIDVEAAEGDGALEILERQTVSGLAELRERYLGFMQAALDEKIGGRLHLDKNPSISTLIPGVLRMLPECKVIMALRDPRDVVLSCYMTHMPLNSQSAPYLAFESAAEHYATTMSAWFALREQLAPEQFIEVRYEAVVADTEAQARRVLAFLGLAWDGAVLAFHEHAAHKQVDSPTYEQVAKPIYTSSIGRWKNYERHMAPALEVLRPWVEALGYA; the protein is encoded by the coding sequence GTGTCTACATCCAACACGGGCCGTAAGCGCGTCGCTGGCCGTCGGGTCGTCGAGACTGACGACCTACCCGAGCTTCAAAAGGCGCGCGCGTTGTGGCAGGCCAAACGCTTCCCCGCCGCGCTTGAACTCTTCGAGCGTGTGGTACGCAAGCACCCGAAAAACTTGATGGCGTTGACGGATGCCGCCCGCGCGTTTGGCAGCCGGTACGAGATCGATAAGGCGGAGGCGTACCTGGGTCGGATGCTCGACCTCGCGCCCGATGATGCGGGCGTGCAGCTGATGGCCGGGCAGAGCTACCGGATGATCTATCGGCCTGGCCGCGCGATCGTTTGCTTGACGCGCGCGCTGGAGCTTCGGCCCGGGCTGCCCGAAGCGCACCTGGAGTTGGCGGTGTTGCTTGAGAGGCGGGGCCGACTTGAGGAAGCGCTCACGCATGTCGGTGCGATCCGCAGTCTTGAGGGCTGCCCGCCCGAAGTGCTTGTGATCGGAGGCCGGCTGTCGCGACGGCTGAAGGATGCGGATGCCGCGGCCGAGCAGCTGGAACAGGCCTTGGCCGACGAAGACGCCTATTGGGTGACCCGCCAGCACGCGGGGATGGAGCTCGCGCGGGTCCACGACGGGCGCGGCGAGTACGACGCGGCCGTCCAGTCCGCAGAGCGGGCGAAAGCGATCGCCCGGCCGGAGCTTGAGACGCAGGTTTCATCGTTCGACCGTATGCTCCGTGGGGCATGGCGTAAGGCCTGTCATACGGTGACACGAGCTCAGCTGCAGCGCTGGGCCGACGACCTTTCGGGCGTGCCCCCTCACCGCGTCGCGCTGCTCACAGGCCCGCCGCGCAGCGGGACGACGCTGCTCGAGAACATCCTCGATGCGCATCCGGGCCTGATCAGTTCCGACGAACGCGACGCCTTCCCGCGCTACATCCATGGGAAGATGGCGATCGACGTGGAGGCGGCCGAGGGCGACGGGGCGCTGGAGATTCTGGAGCGTCAGACCGTTTCGGGGCTGGCCGAGTTGCGTGAGCGTTACCTCGGGTTTATGCAGGCGGCGCTGGACGAAAAGATCGGCGGCCGCCTGCACCTCGACAAGAACCCGTCGATCTCAACGCTCATCCCCGGCGTGCTTCGGATGCTGCCCGAGTGCAAGGTCATCATGGCCTTGCGCGACCCGCGGGACGTGGTGCTGTCGTGCTACATGACGCACATGCCGCTGAACAGCCAGAGCGCCCCATATCTTGCGTTTGAGTCGGCGGCCGAGCACTATGCGACGACGATGTCGGCGTGGTTCGCGCTGCGTGAGCAACTTGCGCCCGAGCAGTTCATCGAGGTTCGGTACGAAGCGGTGGTCGCCGACACCGAGGCGCAGGCGCGGCGGGTGTTGGCGTTCCTGGGGCTGGCGTGGGACGGCGCGGTCCTCGCGTTTCACGAACACGCCGCGCATAAGCAGGTCGATTCGCCGACGTACGAGCAGGTCGCCAAACCGATCTATACCTCGTCGATCGGGCGCTGGAAAAACTATGAGCGGCACATGGCTCCGGCGCTGGAAGTCTTGCGGCCGTGGGTTGAGGCGCTGGGTTATGCGTAA
- a CDS encoding sigma-70 family RNA polymerase sigma factor, producing MPEPSAEFVTLYTDCQSRLYAFLLSLMGDADQARDVLQEANLVIWRQSGDFEPGTNFMAWVFRIARFQAMAYRTKQRRDRLVFSESAMEQIQQAFIAHDRGHERRQQYLQRCLKLIAPNARELVRRRYQLEQPLQRIADETQRTYQAVGQALRRARLALAECIKRQEASDG from the coding sequence ATGCCTGAACCCTCCGCCGAGTTTGTGACGCTGTACACCGACTGCCAGAGTCGGCTGTATGCGTTTTTGTTGTCGTTGATGGGCGATGCGGACCAGGCGCGGGACGTGCTTCAGGAAGCCAACCTGGTGATCTGGCGTCAGAGTGGGGATTTTGAGCCGGGCACGAACTTCATGGCCTGGGTGTTCCGCATCGCACGGTTCCAGGCGATGGCGTACCGCACGAAGCAGCGGCGGGACCGTCTCGTGTTCAGTGAATCGGCGATGGAGCAGATCCAGCAGGCCTTCATCGCGCACGATCGCGGGCACGAGCGCCGCCAGCAGTATCTACAGCGCTGCCTGAAGCTGATCGCGCCCAATGCGCGGGAGTTGGTCCGTCGGCGTTACCAGCTGGAGCAACCCCTGCAGCGGATCGCGGACGAGACCCAACGGACCTACCAGGCGGTGGGGCAGGCGCTGCGCCGCGCCCGTCTTGCGCTGGCGGAGTGCATCAAGCGGCAGGAGGCGAGCGATGGCTAA
- a CDS encoding prepilin-type N-terminal cleavage/methylation domain-containing protein gives MQSKRSAFTLIELLVVISIIALLIGILLPALGAARAGARNAKCKSRQHQIGIMENAFVADQKEHIVPMQRLQNGIEKSWRAQLWEYGNEEPDVFDCPDGEASPPPNRPDLPNEFYADNAFIAGQLDPNETNLPSGIGAVNVHYSVATALSPHGRGEWAGYTYGNPTAIMSQADEPSNTISFGDGNSSSAADGTYHLFAEDRFWIYGDGATRTGPGFDRTLTFGGAGEVGLLRHSKGKVANYVYLDGHVSSEDATEIVCDADRCQWDLQKDPH, from the coding sequence ATGCAATCGAAACGAAGCGCCTTCACCCTCATCGAACTCCTCGTCGTCATCTCGATCATCGCACTGTTGATCGGCATCCTGCTGCCCGCGCTGGGCGCGGCGCGTGCTGGGGCGCGTAACGCGAAGTGCAAGTCGCGCCAGCACCAGATCGGCATTATGGAGAACGCCTTTGTTGCCGACCAGAAAGAGCACATCGTCCCGATGCAGCGGCTGCAGAACGGGATCGAAAAATCCTGGCGTGCACAGCTCTGGGAGTACGGCAACGAAGAGCCCGACGTCTTTGACTGCCCGGACGGTGAGGCGAGCCCGCCGCCCAACCGGCCCGACCTGCCCAACGAGTTCTACGCCGACAACGCCTTTATCGCGGGCCAGCTGGACCCCAACGAGACGAACCTGCCCAGCGGGATCGGTGCGGTGAACGTGCATTACAGCGTCGCGACCGCGCTCTCGCCCCACGGCCGGGGCGAGTGGGCCGGGTACACCTACGGCAACCCGACCGCGATCATGTCGCAGGCCGACGAGCCCAGCAACACCATCAGCTTCGGCGACGGCAACAGCTCGTCCGCTGCGGACGGTACGTACCACCTCTTCGCGGAGGACCGCTTCTGGATCTACGGCGACGGCGCGACCCGCACCGGCCCGGGCTTTGACCGCACGCTGACCTTCGGCGGCGCGGGGGAGGTCGGCCTGCTGCGGCACAGCAAGGGCAAGGTCGCCAACTACGTCTACCTCGACGGCCACGTCTCCAGCGAAGACGCCACCGAGATCGTCTGCGACGCCGACCGCTGCCAGTGGGACCTCCAGAAAGACCCGCACTAA
- a CDS encoding 2-aminoethylphosphonate--pyruvate transaminase: MTPQPNEPHDRDFPSSSDPKLFTPGPLTTSAAVKQAMGHDIGAWDAPLIAMVKEIRDGLLKAAEVSREMGWDVTLQPGSGTFGVESMLGSLTPTDGKLLLIANGAYGERLIKIAKMLKIDTVELRFAENEPACAEVVAKTLAEHPDVTGVGLIHCETTTGMNNDIAAVGKAVKQAGKTYFVDAMSSFGAMPIDFEANGIDVLVSSANKCMEGVPGFSFVFAKTALLEQARDEKWARSHSLDLADQWQGQQTHGRFRFTPPNQVLLAFRQAMREFFAEGGVPAREARYKENYQTLVDGMAELGFGEFLARDKQSHIITTFLCPADDKYDFMTFYNKLSDRGFVIYPGKVTGSDCFRIGNIGRLYKRDMQGLLLAMGEVIKEMGFGTTPAASKTREAVAV; this comes from the coding sequence TTGACGCCACAACCCAACGAACCGCACGACCGCGACTTCCCGAGTTCATCGGACCCGAAGCTGTTTACGCCCGGGCCGTTGACGACCTCGGCCGCGGTGAAGCAGGCGATGGGCCACGACATCGGCGCGTGGGATGCGCCGCTGATCGCGATGGTCAAGGAGATCCGCGACGGCCTGCTCAAGGCCGCGGAGGTCTCACGCGAGATGGGGTGGGACGTCACGCTGCAGCCGGGCTCGGGCACGTTCGGGGTCGAGAGTATGCTCGGCTCGCTGACGCCGACGGATGGCAAGCTGCTGCTGATCGCGAACGGCGCGTACGGCGAGCGGCTCATCAAGATTGCGAAGATGCTCAAGATCGACACTGTCGAGCTGCGCTTCGCCGAGAATGAGCCTGCCTGCGCCGAAGTGGTTGCGAAGACGCTGGCCGAGCATCCGGACGTCACGGGCGTGGGCCTGATCCACTGCGAGACGACGACGGGGATGAACAACGATATCGCGGCAGTGGGCAAGGCCGTGAAGCAGGCGGGTAAGACCTACTTCGTCGATGCGATGAGCAGCTTTGGCGCGATGCCGATCGACTTTGAGGCAAACGGGATCGATGTGCTCGTGAGCAGCGCGAACAAGTGCATGGAGGGCGTTCCGGGGTTCTCCTTTGTTTTTGCGAAGACGGCGCTGCTTGAACAGGCCCGTGATGAAAAGTGGGCGCGTAGCCATTCGCTCGACCTCGCCGACCAGTGGCAGGGGCAGCAGACGCACGGCCGGTTCCGCTTCACGCCGCCCAACCAGGTGCTGTTGGCGTTCCGCCAGGCGATGCGTGAGTTCTTCGCCGAGGGCGGTGTCCCGGCGCGTGAGGCCCGCTACAAAGAAAACTACCAGACGCTGGTCGACGGCATGGCCGAGTTGGGCTTTGGCGAGTTCCTGGCGCGAGACAAGCAGAGCCACATCATCACGACGTTCCTCTGCCCGGCGGATGACAAGTACGACTTTATGACGTTTTACAACAAGCTTTCGGACCGTGGGTTCGTGATCTACCCCGGCAAAGTCACGGGTTCGGACTGCTTCCGCATCGGCAACATCGGTCGGCTGTACAAACGCGATATGCAGGGGCTGCTCCTGGCGATGGGCGAAGTGATCAAGGAAATGGGCTTCGGCACAACACCGGCGGCCAGCAAAACACGCGAGGCCGTCGCGGTCTGA
- a CDS encoding LamG domain-containing protein: MANASDGARERVLDLLDQMFAGTLDAAGREELDALIRASPDAAALYVEQADLHAMLQWEHGTAKPTSADEMSERVLLDDLFSQAVEQRRLHEIEHEAGKLLASDLQTQRRLRELDLRRSHQRQSEAGPGVRTVVIPKAVVWLGVAALILLAATLVYQWNPGVPAAPPPRPPVADQPRPGGSAQPAAVPVAALAESYAPAWRDGGPVAGGGLLPGRHTLSHGWARVRTTHGVELVLEGPVAFELGPDNTVVLTRGNLVADVPDSARGFWVQTPGGWAIEDGTSFGVAVSDSGRALAHVFRGGLAVAPASGPGTEPVQLSANQSVLIRQSGVSREAAAPELFVQAVPATAYQAAVSKSRPMCCWRGPLDGLTHQLKDDGWLGADGQATMAVRHRDDGFSPDDPSGALDFGEDGHAVVSVPTHEAFVLEVTFTVEAWCWIEPGHNEFMRIVSTRGENGGFGFGVNGRGLNSVQAPMNVPVFTFFGRADFVGATPLPEGRWVHLVAVVDEAGQVSIFTDGRQATVRQADDAQSVAERYDETPLMIGRNPYTGRGVQPWLGRLDEVALYDRALSPDEIRAHYNAYQSP, encoded by the coding sequence ATGGCTAATGCTTCTGATGGCGCACGCGAGCGGGTGCTTGATCTACTTGATCAGATGTTTGCCGGGACGTTAGACGCGGCCGGCCGGGAAGAGCTCGATGCGCTTATCCGCGCGTCGCCCGACGCGGCGGCGTTGTATGTCGAGCAGGCCGACCTGCACGCGATGCTGCAGTGGGAGCACGGCACGGCCAAGCCGACGAGCGCGGACGAGATGAGTGAGCGGGTGTTGCTGGACGACTTATTCAGCCAGGCGGTGGAGCAGCGGCGTCTACACGAGATCGAACACGAGGCGGGGAAGCTGCTGGCGTCAGACCTGCAGACGCAGCGGCGCTTGCGTGAATTGGATCTTCGGCGGTCGCACCAGCGCCAAAGCGAAGCGGGGCCCGGCGTGCGGACGGTGGTCATCCCGAAGGCGGTGGTGTGGTTGGGGGTTGCGGCGTTGATCCTGCTTGCCGCGACGCTTGTGTATCAGTGGAACCCGGGCGTGCCCGCAGCGCCGCCGCCTCGGCCCCCTGTCGCGGACCAGCCACGCCCGGGCGGGTCTGCGCAGCCGGCTGCCGTGCCGGTCGCCGCGTTGGCGGAAAGTTACGCCCCGGCCTGGCGGGATGGCGGGCCGGTCGCGGGCGGCGGGCTGCTGCCGGGCCGGCACACGCTGTCGCACGGGTGGGCTCGGGTACGGACCACGCACGGGGTGGAGCTTGTGCTGGAAGGCCCGGTCGCGTTCGAGCTTGGCCCCGACAACACGGTGGTTTTGACGCGGGGCAACCTGGTCGCCGACGTGCCCGATTCGGCGCGGGGCTTCTGGGTCCAGACGCCTGGCGGCTGGGCGATCGAAGACGGGACATCGTTTGGTGTCGCGGTGAGCGATTCGGGTCGGGCGCTGGCGCATGTCTTCCGGGGCGGGCTCGCAGTCGCTCCCGCCAGTGGGCCCGGCACAGAGCCGGTCCAGCTCTCGGCGAACCAGTCGGTGCTGATTCGTCAGAGCGGGGTATCTCGTGAAGCCGCCGCGCCCGAGTTGTTCGTACAGGCCGTGCCCGCGACGGCGTATCAGGCCGCGGTCTCGAAGAGCCGGCCGATGTGCTGCTGGCGCGGCCCGCTCGATGGGCTTACGCATCAACTCAAAGACGATGGCTGGCTCGGCGCGGACGGGCAGGCCACGATGGCGGTGCGTCATCGGGACGACGGCTTCTCGCCCGACGACCCGAGCGGTGCGCTGGATTTTGGCGAGGACGGCCACGCGGTCGTGTCGGTGCCGACGCATGAGGCCTTTGTGCTCGAAGTCACATTCACGGTCGAGGCCTGGTGCTGGATCGAGCCCGGCCACAACGAATTCATGCGGATCGTATCGACGCGTGGCGAGAACGGCGGCTTCGGTTTCGGCGTCAACGGCCGGGGCCTGAACTCGGTGCAAGCGCCGATGAACGTGCCGGTCTTCACGTTCTTTGGCCGGGCGGATTTCGTGGGCGCAACGCCCCTGCCCGAAGGCCGGTGGGTCCACCTGGTCGCCGTGGTTGATGAGGCCGGTCAGGTCTCGATCTTTACCGACGGTCGGCAGGCCACGGTCAGGCAGGCCGACGACGCGCAGTCCGTGGCGGAGCGATACGACGAAACGCCCTTGATGATCGGCCGCAACCCCTACACCGGCCGGGGCGTCCAGCCCTGGCTGGGCCGGCTGGATGAAGTGGCGCTCTATGACCGGGCCTTGTCGCCCGACGAAATCCGGGCCCACTACAACGCTTACCAAAGCCCGTAA
- a CDS encoding aldehyde dehydrogenase family protein: MPPGNSATTTRPPTLPSYLGGQAIADGPTLEVTYPWDNSVSGTVAMVSQAQAFACLENTLEKQRTEAPLTRYERHEILLKVRGLVEKHEDAFAHLIRSETGLCMKETRYEAGRAKDVLQFAAMEALKDDGEIYSCDISPQGKARKIFTFRKPLPVAFAITPFNHPLNQVAHKIAPAVAAGVPMMLKPSEKTPLSAIRLCELFYEAGLPEWMLSVFVGGIDDVVEPLIKDERIPLVTFTGGTRVGKHIASIAGYKKLCLELGGNAPLIILPDADLDLAVKLACEGNFRNSGQRCTAVKRTLVHKDIYEDFLTRFVDLAKTYTCGDPADDTTVVGTVIDEAAATVLENRVKQAVSDGATVLLGGNRNGAQIEPTVLRDVPRDTEMVATESFGPLAPVIPVDDLDDAIAYANASDFGLSSAVVTNDMAAALRCVKEIDSGTTNINQVPGYRIECSPFGGTKDSGLGIKEGVIEAIKFMTHIKTFSMPW, from the coding sequence ATGCCCCCCGGAAACAGCGCCACAACCACACGTCCCCCGACCCTGCCCAGCTACCTCGGCGGTCAAGCGATCGCCGACGGCCCGACGCTCGAAGTCACCTACCCTTGGGACAACTCCGTCTCGGGCACGGTGGCGATGGTGTCGCAGGCCCAGGCCTTCGCCTGCCTCGAAAACACGCTGGAAAAACAGCGAACCGAGGCCCCGCTGACCCGCTACGAACGCCACGAGATCCTCTTGAAGGTCCGGGGCCTGGTCGAGAAGCACGAGGACGCCTTCGCGCACCTGATCCGCAGCGAGACCGGGCTGTGCATGAAGGAGACGCGCTACGAGGCGGGCCGGGCCAAGGACGTGCTCCAGTTCGCCGCGATGGAGGCCTTGAAAGACGACGGCGAGATCTATAGCTGCGACATCTCGCCCCAGGGCAAGGCCCGGAAGATCTTTACATTCAGGAAGCCGCTGCCGGTCGCGTTCGCGATCACGCCGTTCAACCACCCGCTCAACCAGGTGGCGCACAAGATCGCCCCTGCGGTCGCGGCGGGTGTGCCCATGATGCTCAAGCCCAGCGAGAAGACGCCGCTCTCCGCGATCCGCCTGTGCGAGTTGTTCTACGAGGCCGGCCTGCCCGAGTGGATGCTCAGCGTCTTCGTCGGCGGGATCGACGATGTCGTCGAGCCGCTGATCAAGGACGAACGCATCCCGCTCGTGACCTTCACCGGCGGCACGCGGGTTGGCAAGCACATCGCCTCGATCGCGGGTTACAAAAAACTCTGCCTCGAGCTCGGCGGCAACGCGCCGCTCATCATCCTGCCGGACGCGGATCTGGACCTGGCCGTGAAACTCGCCTGCGAAGGCAACTTTAGAAACTCGGGCCAACGCTGCACGGCCGTGAAACGAACGCTCGTCCACAAAGACATCTACGAAGACTTCCTCACCCGCTTCGTCGACCTCGCCAAGACCTACACCTGCGGCGACCCGGCGGACGACACCACCGTCGTCGGCACGGTGATCGACGAAGCCGCCGCCACCGTCCTCGAAAACCGCGTGAAACAAGCGGTATCCGACGGCGCGACCGTCCTGCTCGGCGGCAACCGCAACGGCGCTCAGATCGAGCCCACCGTCCTGCGCGACGTGCCGCGGGATACCGAGATGGTCGCGACCGAGAGCTTCGGCCCCCTCGCCCCGGTCATCCCCGTCGACGACCTCGACGACGCGATCGCCTACGCCAACGCCAGCGACTTCGGCCTGTCCAGCGCCGTCGTCACCAACGACATGGCCGCCGCCCTGCGCTGCGTCAAAGAGATCGACTCGGGCACCACCAACATCAACCAGGTCCCCGGCTACCGCATCGAATGCTCCCCCTTCGGCGGAACCAAAGACTCAGGACTCGGCATCAAAGAAGGCGTCATCGAAGCCATCAAATTCATGACCCACATCAAAACATTCTCAATGCCTTGGTAG
- a CDS encoding PEP-CTERM sorting domain-containing protein, giving the protein MTRAALTTTATLLAVLGTGAASGAVVSFSSAAFTNANQVSNNGTLVQAANLGQGNDSGGVNSGVATSAVTVNGVTFGPDSGDGVGLFVVDAGGAVAPGTFKADDGNDFNNLGFHDDTVAITGVSTADANALLDSVEFGGGIGNSIAQLTGLTIGQAYEVQVLLSNDSVGFDVGYATATGGTEVYPLTNISAGGPAIVTGTFIATQAVQDIHIAKANGDDNLEAAAFQLRAVPEPGSLALLGLGGLALLRRRRA; this is encoded by the coding sequence ATGACTCGTGCAGCACTAACGACGACGGCAACACTCCTGGCGGTGCTCGGCACCGGCGCGGCATCCGGTGCCGTGGTCTCGTTCTCCTCGGCCGCGTTCACCAACGCGAACCAGGTGTCGAACAACGGCACGCTCGTCCAGGCCGCGAACCTCGGCCAGGGCAACGACTCGGGCGGCGTCAACAGCGGCGTGGCAACGTCGGCGGTCACGGTGAACGGCGTGACGTTCGGGCCAGACTCGGGCGATGGTGTCGGCCTCTTCGTCGTCGATGCCGGCGGCGCAGTAGCTCCCGGCACCTTCAAGGCCGACGACGGCAACGATTTCAACAACCTCGGGTTCCACGACGACACGGTCGCGATCACCGGCGTCTCGACCGCCGACGCCAACGCGCTGCTCGACTCGGTCGAGTTCGGCGGCGGCATCGGCAACTCGATCGCCCAGCTCACCGGCCTCACTATCGGCCAGGCCTACGAGGTGCAGGTCCTCCTGTCCAACGACTCGGTCGGTTTCGATGTCGGCTACGCCACGGCGACGGGTGGCACCGAGGTCTACCCGCTCACCAACATCAGCGCGGGTGGCCCCGCTATTGTCACCGGCACATTTATCGCCACCCAAGCCGTGCAGGACATCCATATCGCTAAGGCCAACGGCGATGACAACCTCGAAGCCGCCGCGTTCCAGCTCCGCGCGGTCCCCGAGCCCGGCTCGCTGGCGCTGCTGGGCCTGGGTGGCCTCGCGCTCCTGCGACGCCGACGCGCCTGA
- a CDS encoding PEP-CTERM sorting domain-containing protein → MKSFSKSAAVLAGGMVFAGTANAAMILSEDFEGASPGAWSNGFGTYATALNYSGDPHTSVPGGGAFYGHLIGLDDGGETASGFSTSQTIDITGGGFLNFDGWLASYTANDDYAAFYVEFFSGAGGSGASLGFADIADGSTSNGVVSTPAGAWDQFNWSNYQTNVEVPATAASVLIRYEGRATDDNGNDAYSDNLIFSTDSAAVGTSIQLVPEPGSLALLGLGGLALLRRRR, encoded by the coding sequence ATGAAGAGTTTCAGCAAGAGTGCAGCCGTCCTCGCGGGCGGCATGGTGTTTGCCGGTACGGCGAACGCGGCGATGATCCTGTCCGAAGACTTCGAGGGCGCGAGCCCGGGTGCATGGTCCAACGGCTTTGGCACCTACGCCACGGCCCTCAACTATTCGGGCGATCCGCACACGTCTGTTCCAGGCGGCGGCGCGTTCTACGGCCACCTGATCGGCCTCGATGACGGCGGCGAAACGGCGAGCGGATTCAGCACCTCGCAGACCATCGATATCACTGGCGGCGGCTTCCTCAACTTCGATGGCTGGCTGGCTTCTTACACGGCCAACGACGACTACGCCGCGTTCTACGTCGAGTTCTTCTCCGGTGCTGGCGGATCGGGCGCATCGCTCGGCTTCGCCGACATCGCCGACGGCAGCACCAGCAACGGTGTCGTCTCGACCCCCGCCGGCGCTTGGGACCAGTTCAACTGGTCGAACTATCAGACCAACGTGGAAGTCCCCGCGACGGCCGCCAGCGTCCTGATCCGCTACGAAGGCCGTGCGACCGATGACAACGGCAACGATGCCTACTCGGACAACCTCATCTTCTCGACCGATTCGGCCGCCGTAGGCACGTCGATCCAGCTCGTCCCCGAGCCCGGCTCGCTCGCACTGCTGGGGCTCGGTGGCCTGGCGCTGCTGCGTCGCCGACGCTAA
- a CDS encoding prepilin-type N-terminal cleavage/methylation domain-containing protein has product MRIRHAFTLIELLVVISIIALLIAILLPALGAARGSARNLECLNKQKQIGIAFHAFFTETKYRMPGVYLDSSAWVGPAAWQKSYIGGDIWDQLPPDQEGTLNQYYGSEGNPEYISNIYRCPDLDDGVVGSGEGSNGMFDYAYLMTFTGADVDKMPNEAEVLLPGNTDTLKLPLPIMLEEDSAFHINGPFRDPGHLSINRMGVWHQGSAGNYISIDGSAHTLRSPGGFGPECQAWTARSGSNLVNLGVANDYGAW; this is encoded by the coding sequence GTGCGTATCCGTCATGCCTTCACCTTGATCGAACTGCTCGTCGTCATCTCCATCATCGCGCTGCTGATCGCGATCCTGCTGCCCGCGTTGGGCGCAGCCCGGGGGTCGGCCCGCAACCTCGAGTGTCTTAACAAGCAGAAGCAGATCGGCATCGCCTTCCATGCCTTTTTCACCGAGACCAAGTACCGCATGCCCGGGGTCTACCTGGACTCCAGCGCCTGGGTCGGGCCGGCCGCTTGGCAGAAATCCTATATCGGCGGCGACATCTGGGACCAGCTCCCGCCCGACCAGGAAGGCACGCTCAACCAATACTACGGCAGCGAAGGCAACCCCGAATACATCAGCAATATCTACCGCTGCCCCGACCTCGACGACGGCGTCGTCGGCAGCGGCGAGGGCAGCAACGGCATGTTCGACTACGCCTACCTCATGACATTTACCGGCGCGGATGTCGACAAGATGCCCAACGAAGCCGAGGTCCTGCTGCCCGGCAACACGGATACGCTGAAGCTCCCCCTGCCGATCATGCTTGAAGAAGATAGCGCGTTCCACATCAACGGCCCGTTCCGCGACCCGGGCCATTTGTCCATCAACCGCATGGGCGTGTGGCACCAGGGCTCGGCCGGGAACTACATCTCGATCGACGGCAGCGCCCACACGCTACGCAGTCCCGGCGGGTTCGGCCCCGAGTGCCAGGCCTGGACCGCGCGGTCTGGTAGCAACCTCGTCAACCTCGGCGTCGCGAACGACTACGGTGCATGGTAA